TGCCGGCGGTCGCCATGATGCGGCAGCTGGTCGCCGACGGACGGCTCGGCGTGATCCGGCACGTCCGGGCGGCGTACCTGCAGGACTGGATCGTGGACCCGCAGTTCCCGTTGGTCTGGCGGTTGCAGAGGGACAGGGCGGGCTCCGGCGCGCTCGGCGACATCGGCGCGCACATCATCGACCTCACCCAGTACGTGACCGGGCAGCGGATCGGCGGAGTCAGCGCGCTGACCGAGACCTTCGTCAAGGAGCGGCCGTTGCCGGCCGGGTCGAGCGGCCTGGCCGCCCACGCGGACGGCAACGGCCGGGCCACCGGCACGGTCACCGTCGACGACGCGGCGGTCTTCGTCGCCCGGCTCGACGGCGGCGCGCTGGCCACGTACGAGGCGAGCCGGTTCGCCACCGGCCGCAAGAACGCGCTCCGGGTGGAGATCAACGGCTCGCTCGGCACCGTGGTGTTCGACCTGGAACGCCTCAACGAGCTGGAGTTCTACGACGCCACCCGGCCCGCCGCCGAGCAGGGCTTCACCCGGATCCTGGTGACCGAGGGCGAGCACCCGTACATGTCGGCCTGGTGGCCGCCCGGCCACATCATCGGCTACGAGCACTCCTTCACCCACCAGATGCGGGACTTCGTCGAGGCGGTCGCCACCGGCGTCGACCCGACCCCCTCCTTCGCCGACGCGTTGCAGGTCCAGCTCGTGCTGGACGCGGTGACCCGCTCGGCGGAGCTGGGCTCCTCCTGGACGGAGGTGGAGCCGGCCGTGGCGGCCGAACTGGCCGCCTGACCCGTCGCGGCGCCGGCCGACCCGCCGGCACCGCCCGAACGGCTTTCCGGAGCCGGCCGGCGAGGGACCGGCCGCGGTTGCGCCCCGCGGCGGGGACGAGGCCGGCCCCGGAGGGCGTGCCACCGGAGCTTCTCCGGTGCGGCACGAGCAGCACCGCCGTCCGGTGCGGCCGGACCGGGATTCCCCGGCCGCACCGGCGGACGGGGCCCATCCGCACACCGACGACCAGCGAGATCTCGGCACGGAGGTTCCACGGGAAGGAGCACGATGCGTACGGGTATCTGGCTGATGGGGGCGCGCGGCTCGGTCGCGACCACCAGCATCGTCGGGGCGCTCGCCCTCCGGGCCGGGCTCACCGGCCCGACCGGCTGCGTCACCGAGCTGCCCGAGCTGCGGGGTCCGGCCCTGCCGGCCTTCGCCGATCTCGTCCTCGGCGGCCACGACGTGGTAGCGACCCCGCTGATCAAGCGGGCCGAGGCGCTGGCCACCGCCGGCGTGCTGCCCGGCCGGCTGGTCGACGCGCTCGCGGGGGAGCTGGCCGAGGTCGAGCGGGCGCTGCGCCCCGCCCCGGCCGGGGGCACCCAGGCCGACCGGGCCGGCGCCGTCGAGCGGGACCTGACCGACTTCCGGGACCGGCACGGGCTGGACCGGGTGGTGGTGGTCAACGTCTGCGCCACCGAGCCGGCCGCCGTCCCGCACCCGGCGCACGCCGACCTCGTCGCCCTGCGGGCCGCGCTGGCCGGCCCCGACGAGGTGCTGCCGCCCAGCTCGCTGTACGCGTACGCGGCCTTCACCGCCGGCTGCCCGTACGTCGACTTCACGCCGTCCACCGGGGCCCGGCTGCCGGCGCTGGCGGCGCTGGCCGCGGAGCGCGGCCTGCCGTACGCCGGGCACGACGGCAAGACCGGGGAGACGCTGGTCAAGTCGGTGCTCGCGCCGATGTTCGCGATGCGCCACCTGGCCGTCCGGTCCTGGTCGGGGGTGAACCTGCTGGGCGGCGGGGACGGCGCGAACCTGGCCGACCCGGCGGCGAACGCGGCCAAGGTGGCCAGCAAGCAGCGGGTGCTCGGCGAGACGCTCGGCTACGTCCCGCAGGGCGACACCCGGATCGACCACGTCGAGGAACTGGGCGACTTCAAGACCGCCTGGGACCTGGTCACCTTCGCCGGCTTCCTGGGCACCGGGATGCGGATGGAGTTCACCTGGCACGGCTGCGACTCGGCGCTGGCCGCCCCGCTGGTGCTCGACCTGGCCCGGCTCACCGCCGCCGCGCACGCCGCCGGCCGGCGTGGCCCCCTCCGCGAGCTGGCCTTCTTCTTCAAAGACCCGCTCGACGCCCCGACCCACTCGCTCGCCGAGCAGTGGGCCCTGCTGCGCGACCTCGTCGCCGGCCTGCACCGGGGAGGCGCCGATGGCCAGCCTCGCTGACCTCGCCGAACTGGTCCGGGCACCGGCCGCGCTCTCCGTACCCGGGGATGTGCTGGCGGGCGCGGCGGCGGCCGGCGTCCTGGACCGCCGGACGCCGGCGCTGGCCGGGGCGTCGGTGCTGCTCTACTGGGCCGGCATGGCGGCCAACGACTGGGCCGACCGCCGCCTGGACGCGGTGGAGCGGCCGGAGCGGCCGATTCCCTCCGGCCGAGTGAGCCCGCCGGCCGCGCTCGGGCTCGCCGCCGGCCTCACCGCCGCCGGGCTCGCCCTGGCCACCGCCGCCGGGGGCCGGCGGGCGGCGGCCGTCGCGGTGCCGCTCGCCACCACCATCTGGGGGTACGACCTGCTGGCCAAGAACACCGCGGCCGGCCCCGCCGTGATGGCCGCCTGCCGCGGCCTGGACGTGCTCCTCGGCGCCGCCTCCGCCGGGCCGGGCCGTGCTCCGGCCGCCGGCCGCGCCGGCGCCTCGGCGTCGCGTGGTTGCGGGTCACCGTCTGCGGGTAGGCGCCTGGCCAGGGCGCTGCCGGCGGCGCTGACCGTGGCCGCGCACACCTGGACGGTCACCGCGCTCTCCCGGCGCGAGGTCGGCGGGGCCGACCGGCGGCTGCCCCGGGCCACCCTCGCCGGCACGGCGCTGGTGGCGGCCACCGCCCTGGGCCGGGCCGACCCGGTCCCGGTCGCGCTCGCCGCCGGCTACGCCACCCGGTACGGCGCCGCCCAGGCCCGGGTGCTGGCCGACCCGTCGCCCGGTCGGGTCCGGACCGCCGTGACCGCCGGCATCACCGGCCTGCCCGCGTTGCAGGGCGCGCTGACCGCCCGGGCCGGCGCCCGACTGCTCGGCCTGGCCGTCGCGGCCGCCGCCCCGCTCGGCCGCCGCCTCGCCCGGTTGGTGTCGCCGACATGACCGGGCGGGCGGCATCGGGTGCGGCCGGGGCGGCCCACGCTCCGCTTCGCCCGACCGCGCTGCGGTTCGGCTACGGCACCAACGGGTTCGCCAACCACCGGCTGCTCGACGCGCTGGCGGTCATCGCCGACCTCGGCTACCAGGGGGTGGCGCTCACCCTGGACCACGACCACCTGGACCCGTTCGCGCCCGGGCTGGCCCGCCGGGTCGCCGCCGTGCACCGCCGGCTGGCCGCGCTCGGCCTGGCCACGGTGGTCGAGACCGGGGCCCGCTACCTGCTCGACCCGTGGCACAAGCACGCGCCGACGCTGCTGCACGACGACCCGGCCCGGCGGGTCGACTTCCTGCGCCGGGCGGTACGGATCGGGGCTGACCTGGGCGCCGAGGCGGTCTCCTGCTGGGCCGGGGTACGCCCGCCGGCGGTGCCGGCCGCCGTCGCGTGGGACCGGCTGGTGGCCGGCTGCGCCACCGTCTGCGCCGAGGCGGCGGCGGCGGGTGTGCCGCTCGGCTTCGAGCCCGAGCCGGGAATGCTGGTCGAGGACATCGCCGGCTGGCGGCGGCTGCGGGCCGCGCTCGGCGCGCCACCCGGCTTCGGCATCACCCTCGACATCGGACACTGCCGCTGCCTGGAGCCGACACCGGTGCCGGACTGCGTGGCGGCGGTCGCCGACCACCTGGTCAACGTGCAGATCGACGACATGCGCCGGGGCGTGCACGAGCACCTGGAGTTCGGCACCGGCGAGATCGACTTCCCGCCGGTGCTACGCGCCCTCGCCGACGCCGGCTACCGCGGCCTGGTGGCGGTGGAACTGCCCCGGCACTCGCACGCCGCGCCGACCGTCGCCGCCGGCTCGATCGAGTTCCTGCACGCCGTCGCCCGGACGGCCGAGAAGGGCGGCGGCGCACCACGTACCTGAGAGGGGAGACGGCATGACACCCGACCGACTGCGCGCCGCGCTGCGGGGCGTACCCGATCAACGGTGGCTGGACGCGGCGCTGCGCCGCGTCGCGACCGAACCCGCGGCGGTCGCCCGGCTCTTCCCCGCCGCCGCGCGGCGCTGCGGGCGGGGGCCGCTGCCCGACCCGCCCGGCTGGACCGTCGACGAGGCCGCCCGGGTGCTGCTGCTCACCGCCCTCCCCGCCGACCACGCGGCGACGACGGCCGAGACCCTCTACCGGCACGGCGACGCGGCCGAGAAGCGGGCCGTGCTGCGGGCGCTGCCGCTGCTGCCGATCGGCGCGGCCTGCGTACCGCTGCTGCACGACGCCATCCGCACCAACGACACCCGGCTGGTCGCCGCCGCCCTCGGCCCGTACGCCCGGCACCTGGAGCAGGCGGCCTGGCGGCAGGCGGTGCTCAAGTGCGTCTTCACCGGCGTACCGCTGGCGGTCGTGGACGACCTCGGCGGCCGGGCCGACGGGGAGCTGGCGGCGATGCTGGCCGCGCTGGCCGCCGAGCGGCACGCGGCCGGCCGCACCATGCCCGCCGACGCCACCGACCTGCTCGACCGGCTCGGCGCCGGCTCGGACCTGACCACCGCCAGGGAGGCGTGATGCGCATCTTCGACCCGCACATCCACATGACCTCACGGACCACCGACGACTACGAGCGGATGGCCGCCGCCGGGGTGCGCGCGGTGGTGGAGCCGGCGTTCTGGCTGGGCCAGCCGCGCACCAGCGCCGCCACGTTCGTCGACTACTTCGACTCGCTGATCGGCTGGGAGCCGTTCCGGGCCGGGCAGTTCGGCGTCCGGCACCACGCCACCGTCGCGCTGAACCCCAAGGAGGCCAACGACCCGCGCTGTCACGCGGTGCTCGACCTGCTCCCGCGCTACCTGGACAAGGACGGCGTGGTGGCGGTCGGTGAGATCGGCTACGACTCGATGACCCCGGCCGAGGACGCCGCGTTCGCCGGCCAGCTCGCCCTGGCCGTCGCCCACGACCTGCCCGCCCTGGTGCACACCCCGCACCGGGACAAGGCGCGGGGCGTCGAGCGGAGCCTCGCGGTGGTCGCCGAGTCGGGCATCGAGCCCGGGCGGGTGCTGGTCGACCACCTCAACGAGGTCACCGTGAAGCTGGTCCGGGACACCGGTTGCTGGCTGGGCTTCTCCATCTACCCGGACACCAAGATGACGCCGCCGCGGATGGTCGAGCTGCTGCGGACGTACGGGACCGAGCGGATGCTGGTCAACTCGGCGGCCGACTGGGGGCGCTCCGACCCGCTGCTCACCCGGGCCACCGGCGAGGCGATGCTGCTCGCCGGCTTCACCGACGACGACGTCGACCGGGTGCTGTGGCGCAACCCGGTGGAGTTCTACGGGCAGTCCGGCCGGCTCGACCTCAGTGACCTGGACGCGCCCGCCCCCACCTTCGCCGGCAACTCCATCCTGCGCGGGGGCGAGTGATGCGGCTCCGGCACGCCGACGGCAGCACCGTCCACCTCGGCTACTGCACGAACGTCCATCCGGCGGAGGACCTGACCGGCATCCTCGGCCAGCTCGACCGCTACGCCGTGCCGGTCCGCCGAGCCCTCGACGCCGACCTGCTCGGCCTCGGGCTCTGGCTGGCCGCCCCGGTCGCCGCCGAGCTGGCCGCCGACCCTGCGCTGCGCCGGCGGCTGCGGGCCGAGCTGACCGTACGCGGGCTGGAGGTGGTCACCCTCAACGGCTTCCCGTACGCGTCGTTCCAGGCGCCCGTGGTCAAGGGCGCCGTCTACCACCCGGACTGGACCACCGGCGACCGGCTGGCGTACACCCTGCACCTGGCCCGGGTACTGGCCGACCTGCTCCCCGACGACGCGGCCCGGGGCTCGGTCTCCACCCTGCCGCTGGCCTGGCGGGAGCCGTGGGACGCCGACCGCGCGGCGGCGGCCCGGCGGCGGCTCGGGGAACTGGCCACCGGGCTCTCCGCGGTCGAGCGGGAGACCGGCCGGCCGATCCGGGTCGGCTTCGAACCGGAACCGGGGTGCATTGTGGAGTCCACGGGACAGGCGGGCGCGGTATTGTCAGCCATGGATACCGGCCGGCTCGGGGTCTGCCTCGACCTGGCGCACCTGGCGTGCGCCTGGGAGGAGCCGGTCGAGGCGCTGGCCCGGCTGGAGTCGGCCGGGCTGCCGGTGGTCAAGGTGCAGGTCTCCGCCGCCGTCGAGGCCGCCGACCCGGGCGACTCGGCCGAGACGCTGCGCCGCTGGGTCGAGCCCCGCTTCCTGCACCAGACCCGGGCCGCCGGCTGCGCCTCCGCCGCCGACCCGGCCGACCCGGCGTACGCGGCCGACGACCTGGACGCCGCCCTCGACGCGCGGCTGCCCGGGCCGTGGCGGGTGCACTACCACGTGCCGCTGCACGCGCCGCCCGAGCCGCCGCTGACCTCCACCCTGCCGGTGCTGCGGGCCGCCCTCGCCGGGCTGTTCGCCGGGCCGACCGCCGGCTGCGACCACCTCGACGTCGAGACGTACACCTGGGGGGTGCTGCCGGCGGCGCGGCGGCCGCGCACCGACGCGGAGCTGGCCGCCGGGATCGCTGCCGAGTTGGCCTTCGCCCGCGACGAGCTGGTCGCCGTCGGCCTCGCCGCCCCGGCCGGAACGGGGGTGGGGCGGTGAGCAAGCGGCTGGTGGTGCTGGACGTGGTCGGGCTGACCCCGCGCCTGCTGGCGCACATGCCCCGGCTGCGCGCGGTGGCCGAGGCCGGCTTCGCCGCCGAGCTGGGCACCGTGCTGCCCGCCGTCACCTGCTCGGTCCAGTCCACCTTCCTCACCGGCGAGCCGCCCTCCGGGCACGGGATCGTCGGCAACGGCTGGTACTTCCGGGACCTCGGCGAGGTGCTGCTATGGCGGCAGCACCACGCGCTGGTCGGCGGGGAGAAGCTCTGGCAGGCGGCCCGCCGGGTCGAGCCCGGGTACACGGTGGCGAACGTCTGCTGGTGGTATGCGATGGGCGCCGACGTGGACTGGACGGTCACCCCCCGCCCGGTCTACCACGCCGACGGCCGCAAGGAGCCGGACTGCTGGACCGACCCGCCGGAGCTGCACGACGTGCTCACCGACGCGCTCGGCACCTTCCCGCTCTTCACCTACTGGGGGCCGGGGGCAGGGCTGCCCTCGTCCCGGTGGATCTGCCGGGCCGCCGAGCGGATCCTGGCCGACCAGGCGCCCGACCTGACCCTGGTCTACGTGCCGCACCTGGACTACGACCTGCAACGCTTCGGCCCGAACTCGCCGCGCGCCGCCGCGGCGGCGGCCGAGCTGGACGCGGTGCTCGCCCCGCTGCTGGACGCCGCCCGGGCGAGGGACGCCACGGTGGTGGCGCTGTCGGAGTACGGCATCACCGACGTCTCCCGGCCGGTGGACGTCAACCGGCTGCTGCGCGCCGAGGGACTGCTGCGGGTCTACACCCAGGCCGGCATGGAGTACCTCGACCCGTGGACGTCCCGGGCCTTCGCGGTCGCCGACCACCAGGTGGCGCACGTCTACGTCCGGGACCCGGCCGACGTGCCTGCGGTGGCGAAGCTCTGCGCCGGGCTGCCCGGGGTGGCCGAGGTGCTCGACGCCGACGGCCAGGCCGGGTACGCGCTGGACCACGCCCGCTCCGGCGAGCTGGTGCTGGTGGCCGAGCCGGACGCCTGGTTCACCTACTACTACTGGCTCGACGACGCCCGCGCACCCGACTTCGCCCGGCTGGTCGAGATCCACCGCAAGCCCGGGTACGACCCCGCCGAGCTCTTCTTCGACCCGGCCGCCCCGGGCGCGGCGAAGCGCCGGGCCGGGGTCGCGCTGGCCCGCAAGAAGCTCGGCATGCGCTACCTGATGAGCGTGGTCGGGCTGGACGCCGGCGCCCGGGCGGTCCGCGGCTCGCACGGCCGGCTGTCCGCCGACCCGGCGGACGGGCCGGTGCTGCTCTGCTCGGACCCGTCCTCCGCCCGGGACCGGCTGGCCGCGACCGACGTGAAGGCGCTGCTGCTCCAGCTCGCCGGACTGGCCCGGGAGGCGCCATGACCATGACCGTCGTACCGACCGACCCGACCCTGCTGCGGGCGCGCTTCGACGCGGAACTCGCGGCGTTCCTGCACCAGCAGGGGCCGGGCCGGTCGGACGGCGTTCCGGGGGCCGTTCACGCCGTCCTGCACCGGTTCGTCCTGGCCGGAGGCAAGCGGCTGCGGCCCCTGTTCTGCTACTGGGGTTGGCGGGGCTTCGGCGGCCCGGACGCGCCACCCATCGTGGGCGCGGCGGCGGCGCTGGAGCTGTTCCACGCCTTCGCGCTGATCCACGACGACATTCTGGACGGCAGCGACCGCCGGCGCGGCCAGCCCACGGTGCACCGGCACTTCGCCGACCTGCACGCCCGGTCGTCCGGGCGGGGCGACCCCGAGGCGTACGGGCGGCACGCCGCCCTGCTCTGCGGGAACCTCTGCGTCGCCTGGTCGCAGGAGATGTTCCACGGCTGCGGGCTGGGCGCCGAGCAGCTCCGCCGGGGGTATGCGGTCTTCGCGCTGATGCGCGCCGAGGTGATCGCGGGGGAGTACCTGGACCTGGTCTCGGCCGTCGGGGACGGCTCGGTGGCGACCGCGTTGACCGTGATCCGGATGAAGACCGCCCGGTACACGGTGACCCGGCCGCTGCAGATCGGCGCGGCTCTGGCCGGCGCGGATCCGGCCGCGGTGGCCGCCCTCGCGGAGTTCGGCGACCCACTGGGGGACGCCTTCCAGCTCCGCGACGACCTGCTCGGGGTCTTCGGCGACCCGGCGGTCACCGGCAAGTCCACGGTGGACGACCTGCGTGAGGGCAAGCCCACGGTGCTGATGGCGTTGGCGCGGGTTGCCGCCGACCGGGCCGGGTCGGCACGGCTGCGGGCCCTCTTCGGTAATCCGGCGCTGGACGCGGCGGGCGCGGCCGAGCTGCGCGAGCTCATCGAGGACTCCGGGGCCCGGGAGCAGGTGGAGCGGATGATCCGGGTACGCGCGAAGCAGGCGCGGGCCGCGCTGGACCGGCAGTCGCTGGCGGAGCCGGCGCGGTCGGCGCTCGCGGACCTGGCGGCCCGCGCGGTGTACCGCCGGCACTGACCGCTCGGTGCGGACCGTGCCTCCGAGGGCCGACACGCCGCCCGTTCCCGATCCACGGGTGCGCCGGTCCCGGGACCGGCCGGCTGCCGTACCTTGGGCCGCATGGGACGCCTCGCGCAGTGGCGCCGGATCGTCCGGGCGCACCCGACGCTCGCCGACGCGCTGCTGGCCGCGGTGCTGTTCCTGCTCGGCGCGGCGGCGGTGCTCACCCTCGACGTGCCGTGGCTGGACGCGGCCGTCGTGGTGCTGCTGCTCTGGTTCGGCGCCGCGGTCGCCCTGAGCAGGACCGACGCGCCCACCGAGCCGGCGCCCAGCCTCAACCGGCTCGACGCCCTGGTGGAGGGGCTCGGCACCGGGCGGCCGGTGCGCTGGACCGTCGCCGGGCAGCCCCGGCCGCTGCCCGGCGCCGTCGACGTGGCGGCGTACCGGATCATCGAGGAGTCCCTGACCAACGCGCAGAAGCACGCCGCGGGCGCGGCCGTCGCGGTCCGCCTGCGCTACGACCCCGAGGGCGTCACCATCGAGGTACGCGACGACGGCCCGCCCCGCCCGGAGGCGGTCGGCATGCGCGAGCGGGCCGAGACCGTCGGCGGCGCCTTCTCCGCCGGGCCGCGTCCGGGTGGCGGCTGGCTGGTGCGGGCCGAACTGCCCGCCCCCGAGGAGGAGGCCGAATGACCGTCCAGCTGCTGCTGGTGCCGGGCCCTTCCCCGACGGTCTCCGTCGACCTAGAGTGAGGGCGGCGACCGCGAGGTGGCCGGTGACCCGACGGGAGGCGCAACCCGTCGGGCCCAGGCGCGGACCCGCGCCCACCGGTCCTCCGTCGAGGCCGCCCGCACCCGGTCGCCCTCGCCCCGGTCCGCTACGGAATCCCCCACCACGACAGGGGAGAAGGACAATGGCGCGACCCATCACGCTCTTCACCGGCCAGTGGGCCGACCTTCCGTTCGACGAGGTCTGCCGGCTCGCCGCCGAGTGGGGTTACGACGGCCTGGAGATCGCCTGCTGGGGCGACCACTTCGAGGTCGACAAGGCCCTCGCCGACGAGTCGTACGTCGACCGGAAGCTGACCACCCTCGCCAAGCACAACCTGCAGGTCTTCGCCATCTCCAACCATCTGGTCGGGCAGGCGGTCTGCGACCACCCGATCGACGAGCGGCACCAGGACATCCTGCCGGCGCGGATCTGGGGCGACGGCGAGCCCGAGGGGGTACGCCGGCGCGCCGCCGAGGAGATCAAGGACACCGCCCGCGCGGCGGCGAAGCTGGGCGTCAAGACGGTGGTCGGCTTCACCGGCTCGTCGATCTGGCACACCCTGGCGATGTTCCCGCCGGTGCCCCCGGCCATGATCGAACGCGGCTACCAGGACTTCGCCGACCGGTGGAACCCGATCCTCGACGTCTTCGACGAGGTGGGGGTCCGCTTCGCCCACGAGGTGCACCCCAGCGAGATCGCGTACGACTACTGGACCACCAAGCGGGCCCTGGAGGCGATCGGCCACCGCCCGGCGTTCGGGTTGAACTGGGATCCGTCGCACTTCGTCTGGCAGGAGCTGGACCCGGTCAACTTCATCTTCGACTTCGCCGACCGGATCTACCACGTCGACTGCAAGGACGCGAAGGTCCGTACCGGCGACGGCCGGCGCGGCCGGCTCTCCTCCCACCTGCCCTGGGCGGACCTGCGCCGCGGCTGGGACTTCGTCTCCACCGGCCACGGGGACGTGCCCTGGGAGGACTGCTTCCGGGCGTTGAACGCCATCGGGTACACCGGCCCGATCTCGATCGAGTGGGAGGACGCCGGCATGGACCGGCTGGTCGGCGCGCCGGAGGCGCTCCAGTTCGTCCGCCGGCTCGCCTTCGACGCCCCGGCGGCCGCCTTCGACGCCGCCTTCAGCAGCAACCGGGACTGACCCACGCCGCCGGGGCCGGCGCCGCCGGCCCCGGGCGGGCGTCGTGACGGGTGGGGTCCCGGCCGGGGCCGGCGCGGCTGTCCGGCAGATGCCTGATCGGCGGCTACGAACCTGATGACGTGAATGATTCACCGTCGGCCCCGCCGACGACGCATCGGCCGCCCGGGCCGCGGGATGGCGGCGGCCTGCCCGGCGCGGTGATTCACCCACGTCATCAGGTTGGTAACGTCCGCGCTGGTGGCTGATCCCCGGCGGCGGCCGGCGCCCGCCCGCCCCGATGTGAGCGCGGCAAGGACCGAGGCTGCGGGTCCGACGTGGCCGGACGGAGCGCCGTGCTCACGCCGTCGGACCGAGGGCCGCGCGCCCAGCCTGGGTCAGCGGGCCGCGAAGACGTGGTCGCTGATCAGGCGGGCCGCGCCGACCAGGGCGGCCCGCTCGTCCAGATCGGACAGGACGATCGGCATGCTGCCGGTGGCGAGCGGCGTCGAGCGCCGGTAGACCACCCCGCGGATCTCGGCGAGCAGCACGGGCCCGATGCCGGGGGCGGCCCCGCCGATGATCACGATGGCCGGGTTGAAGAAGCTGACCAGGCCGACCAGCACCTGCCCCAGCCGGCGGGCGCCGTCCCGGACCAGGGTCTGCGCGGTCGGGTCCCCGGCCGTCGCCGCCCGCGCGACGTCGGCCGCGGTGAGCGTACCGGCCTCCGCCACCCGGTCGGCGAGCGCCGCCGACCGGCTGCCGTGCGCGGCGGCGAGCGCCTCCCGGACCAGGGCGCCGTCCCCGCAGTACGCCTCCAGGCAGCCGGTGTTGCCGCAGTCGCAGAGCGGGCCGTCGTCGGTCAGCCGCAGGTGCCCGATGTCGCCGGCCCCGCTGGTAGCGCCCCGATAGAGCGCGCCGCCCAGCACCAGACCGCACCCGATGGCGCTGCCGAGCTTGACGTAGAGGAAGTCGTCGAACGCCCGGCCGGTGCCGGCGTGCAGCTCACCCAGCGCCATCACGTTGGCGTCGTTGTCCACCTGCACCGGGCAGCCCAGCTCGGCGGCGATCGCGTCGCGGACCGGGAACTGGTGCCAGCCCGGCAGGGCGGGCGAGGACACCGCGGCTCCCTCCGGAACCGCGACCGGCGCGGGCAGGGCCACGCCCACCCCGGTCAACCGGGACAGCCCCACCTCGGCGCGGAGCTTGCCGAGCAGTTCGACGGCGCGGCCGACGAGCGCCTCCGGCCCGCCCCGGACGTCGACCGGCTCGCCGAGGCGGGCGAGCACGGCCAGCTCGCCGTCGGTCAGCGCGACGTCGAGCCGCCCGGCGCTGACGGCCACCGCGCCGAAGCGGACCTGCCCGGCGACGCGGAGCAGGGATGAGCGGCGCCCGCCCCGGGACGCGGCCGGCCCGGCCGTCTCCACCAGGCCCTGGCTGGTCAGCCGGTCCACCTCCGCGATGAACCGGGCCCGGTTGAGTCCCAGGGCGTCGGCCAGCTCGACCCGCGAGCGGGCGCCGTCGTCGCGCAGCCGGCGCAGCAGCCGCGCCTGGTCCGGGTTTTCCGGCCCGATCAACGTCATCGCGATCACCTCCATCGGCGAATCTTCCACACCACCGTCACGGGCACGTGACGCGAGGGGGCCGCGCCCGGTTTCCCCGGGCGCGGCCCCTGCGGTGCTTCGGTCGGGTCGGTCAGCCCCGCAGACCCGACATGTGCTGGTAGCTGACCTCCGCGTAGCGCAGCGACCGGCCCGGGTCGGCGGCGCCGCCCGGCGCGTTGTCCTGCTCCCACATCGGGTTGTGGTAGCCCTTCGCGCCCATGTTGGCGAAGAAGGTGCCGTAGTCGATGTCGCCCTGGCCGAGCGGCACCATGTCGTAGCCGGCAGAGTTGGCCGGGTTGAACGCGCCGTCCTTGGCGTGGAACAGCGGGAAGCGCGTGGTCCGGGTCGCCACCGTGGCCAGCGGGTCGAAGACGTTCGTCTGCGTCACACCGTCCGGGTCCACGTAGCTGCGGTACCGGTACTGCGCCACGTGCGCCCAGTAGATGTCCATCTCGAACCAGACCCACTCCGGGTTGGTCAGCCCGAAGAAGTACTCCAGCTTCCGCACCCCGGAGGACCGGGTCGGCCGGCCCAGTCCGTCCAGCGGGCCGCTGTCCAGCAGGAAGTTGTACGCCGCGTCGTGGTTGTGCGTGTAGAGCTTCAGCCCCCGGGCGGCGGCCATCTCACCGAAGGTGTTCCACCGGTCGGCGGCGGCGTCCCAGTCGGCCTTGTAGTTGCTGCCGGTCGGGTCGTTGCCGGTGCCGATGTGCGTCATGCCGAGGATCTCGGCCGTGTCCA
The window above is part of the Micromonospora inositola genome. Proteins encoded here:
- a CDS encoding Gfo/Idh/MocA family protein, encoding MSTHDRHLRVGMVGYAFMGAAHSQAWRTVNRVYDLPARVRMSLICGRDESKVADAADRLGWDGHTTDWRRLVESDEIDVVDICTPGDSHCEIAIAALAAGKHVLCEKPLANTVEEARQMTAAAARARADGVRAMCGFNYRRVPAVAMMRQLVADGRLGVIRHVRAAYLQDWIVDPQFPLVWRLQRDRAGSGALGDIGAHIIDLTQYVTGQRIGGVSALTETFVKERPLPAGSSGLAAHADGNGRATGTVTVDDAAVFVARLDGGALATYEASRFATGRKNALRVEINGSLGTVVFDLERLNELEFYDATRPAAEQGFTRILVTEGEHPYMSAWWPPGHIIGYEHSFTHQMRDFVEAVATGVDPTPSFADALQVQLVLDAVTRSAELGSSWTEVEPAVAAELAA
- a CDS encoding inositol-3-phosphate synthase, encoding MRTGIWLMGARGSVATTSIVGALALRAGLTGPTGCVTELPELRGPALPAFADLVLGGHDVVATPLIKRAEALATAGVLPGRLVDALAGELAEVERALRPAPAGGTQADRAGAVERDLTDFRDRHGLDRVVVVNVCATEPAAVPHPAHADLVALRAALAGPDEVLPPSSLYAYAAFTAGCPYVDFTPSTGARLPALAALAAERGLPYAGHDGKTGETLVKSVLAPMFAMRHLAVRSWSGVNLLGGGDGANLADPAANAAKVASKQRVLGETLGYVPQGDTRIDHVEELGDFKTAWDLVTFAGFLGTGMRMEFTWHGCDSALAAPLVLDLARLTAAAHAAGRRGPLRELAFFFKDPLDAPTHSLAEQWALLRDLVAGLHRGGADGQPR
- a CDS encoding EboA domain-containing protein; translation: MTPDRLRAALRGVPDQRWLDAALRRVATEPAAVARLFPAAARRCGRGPLPDPPGWTVDEAARVLLLTALPADHAATTAETLYRHGDAAEKRAVLRALPLLPIGAACVPLLHDAIRTNDTRLVAAALGPYARHLEQAAWRQAVLKCVFTGVPLAVVDDLGGRADGELAAMLAALAAERHAAGRTMPADATDLLDRLGAGSDLTTAREA
- a CDS encoding SCO3242 family prenyltransferase, producing the protein MASLADLAELVRAPAALSVPGDVLAGAAAAGVLDRRTPALAGASVLLYWAGMAANDWADRRLDAVERPERPIPSGRVSPPAALGLAAGLTAAGLALATAAGGRRAAAVAVPLATTIWGYDLLAKNTAAGPAVMAACRGLDVLLGAASAGPGRAPAAGRAGASASRGCGSPSAGRRLARALPAALTVAAHTWTVTALSRREVGGADRRLPRATLAGTALVAATALGRADPVPVALAAGYATRYGAAQARVLADPSPGRVRTAVTAGITGLPALQGALTARAGARLLGLAVAAAAPLGRRLARLVSPT
- the eboE gene encoding metabolite traffic protein EboE; translated protein: MRLRHADGSTVHLGYCTNVHPAEDLTGILGQLDRYAVPVRRALDADLLGLGLWLAAPVAAELAADPALRRRLRAELTVRGLEVVTLNGFPYASFQAPVVKGAVYHPDWTTGDRLAYTLHLARVLADLLPDDAARGSVSTLPLAWREPWDADRAAAARRRLGELATGLSAVERETGRPIRVGFEPEPGCIVESTGQAGAVLSAMDTGRLGVCLDLAHLACAWEEPVEALARLESAGLPVVKVQVSAAVEAADPGDSAETLRRWVEPRFLHQTRAAGCASAADPADPAYAADDLDAALDARLPGPWRVHYHVPLHAPPEPPLTSTLPVLRAALAGLFAGPTAGCDHLDVETYTWGVLPAARRPRTDAELAAGIAAELAFARDELVAVGLAAPAGTGVGR
- a CDS encoding sugar phosphate isomerase/epimerase family protein translates to MTGRAASGAAGAAHAPLRPTALRFGYGTNGFANHRLLDALAVIADLGYQGVALTLDHDHLDPFAPGLARRVAAVHRRLAALGLATVVETGARYLLDPWHKHAPTLLHDDPARRVDFLRRAVRIGADLGAEAVSCWAGVRPPAVPAAVAWDRLVAGCATVCAEAAAAGVPLGFEPEPGMLVEDIAGWRRLRAALGAPPGFGITLDIGHCRCLEPTPVPDCVAAVADHLVNVQIDDMRRGVHEHLEFGTGEIDFPPVLRALADAGYRGLVAVELPRHSHAAPTVAAGSIEFLHAVARTAEKGGGAPRT
- a CDS encoding TatD family hydrolase: MRIFDPHIHMTSRTTDDYERMAAAGVRAVVEPAFWLGQPRTSAATFVDYFDSLIGWEPFRAGQFGVRHHATVALNPKEANDPRCHAVLDLLPRYLDKDGVVAVGEIGYDSMTPAEDAAFAGQLALAVAHDLPALVHTPHRDKARGVERSLAVVAESGIEPGRVLVDHLNEVTVKLVRDTGCWLGFSIYPDTKMTPPRMVELLRTYGTERMLVNSAADWGRSDPLLTRATGEAMLLAGFTDDDVDRVLWRNPVEFYGQSGRLDLSDLDAPAPTFAGNSILRGGE